Proteins encoded by one window of Arabidopsis thaliana chromosome 2, partial sequence:
- a CDS encoding uncharacterized protein (unknown protein; Has 30201 Blast hits to 17322 proteins in 780 species: Archae - 12; Bacteria - 1396; Metazoa - 17338; Fungi - 3422; Plants - 5037; Viruses - 0; Other Eukaryotes - 2996 (source: NCBI BLink).): MARTKNTCVPTPAEVVSQTINDEVVVASAAEVDSEATNSISNDDRADFESLCCFSSLFSVFSGILYSGTIMEMRRHFGAKAKEKKAKDDFGLKNQEECRSTHSWCRSTPVSAQQSP, from the exons ATGGCTCGAACAAAGAACACATGTGTGCCAACACCGGCGGAGGTGGTTTCACAGACAATCAATGACGAAGTAGTAGTAGCATCGGCTGCAGAAGTGGATTCTGAAGCAACAAATTCAATCTCTAACGATGATAGAGCG gattttgagtctttatgttgtttctcgagtctttttagtgtcttttcaggtattctataCAGTGGGACAATAATGGAGatgaggagacattttggagcaaaagctaaggaaaagaaagctaaggacgattttggactcaagaatcaagaggagtgtcgatcgacacactcctggtgtcgatcgacaccagtttcggcccagcaaaGTCCATGA
- a CDS encoding Plant self-incompatibility protein S1 family (Plant self-incompatibility protein S1 family; FUNCTIONS IN: molecular_function unknown; INVOLVED IN: biological_process unknown; LOCATED IN: endomembrane system; EXPRESSED IN: 11 plant structures; EXPRESSED DURING: LP.04 four leaves visible, 4 anthesis, C globular stage, petal differentiation and expansion stage; CONTAINS InterPro DOMAIN/s: Plant self-incompatibility S1 (InterPro:IPR010264); BEST Arabidopsis thaliana protein match is: Plant self-incompatibility protein S1 family (TAIR:AT5G27238.1); Has 300 Blast hits to 298 proteins in 13 species: Archae - 0; Bacteria - 0; Metazoa - 0; Fungi - 0; Plants - 300; Viruses - 0; Other Eukaryotes - 0 (source: NCBI BLink).) translates to MNNLFVLLIIIALSVGSNNGSKLWPKNQLHFRNSFSRNYDVLTVHCKSKDDDLGIHTVARSYEYNFKFEDSVFGRTEFFCTLMHGVGSKYSVTFTAYKAKPAFVASTGVIKIWDALDDGIYLTDEDHDFVKIYGW, encoded by the coding sequence atgaataatctttttgttttgctcaTTATTATTGCTTTGAGTGTGGGATCGAACAATGGTAGCAAGCTCTGGCCAAAAAACCAATTACACTTTAGAAACTCTTTTAGCAGGAATTATGATGTTCTTACGGTTCATTGCAAATCTAAAGATGATGATCTCGGTATTCACACAGTGGCTCGTTCATACgaatataattttaagtttGAGGATAGCGTTTTCGGTAGGACTGAGTTTTTCTGTACACTAATGCATGGGGTTGGTTCTAAATATTCTGTAACATTTACTGCATATAAAGCGAAACCTGCTTTTGTTGCAAGTACCGGTGTCATAAAAATTTGGGATGCTTTAGATGATGGAATCTACCTCACAGATGAAGATCACGATTTCGTGAAAATATATGGTTGGTAA